A region of Candidatus Poribacteria bacterium DNA encodes the following proteins:
- a CDS encoding ATP-binding protein, whose protein sequence is MNIRTQQTLRYIGIVLLVMLAMYFYLGTMLKDSMSKRITSELEIQAALTTEFFIDKLPAEANFSYDAIDPLVDRLGKTEKVRVTFIGTDGTVWGDTERDGQALRAMDNHLARPEVQAALKNEVGIRDRYSDTTQTEFRYFAMPIYRNADTEDSSNEKGTLIGICRVALPMEAVNTAIGNLRQMVLIASVVGLILAIVFSVLSTGAIIKPIEKLTQMTQSFAAGNINSRVPVDSRNELGQLSQNFNLMADRLQEQIDKISEEHRRSETILTNMGEGVLLVNGASEITYANPTAISMLELPDDYVGKALIEINRIPELQALLQKAEQAETVAFAEIRLGNLTEPEVEVTVVPVSAGQEYIIVIHDVTRERQLERIRADFVANVSHELRTPLTTIRGYAETLLGEDSVRTKTGEQFIVKILNHSTRLSRLVSDLLELSRLELGEVKLKRSPHHLNTFYEPILDVFEPLLEESGLALKWEIPDELPEVNVDQQLFMQIFVNLIDNAIKYTPDGGTITVSAETDLSDVFDGLNMSMKEVIVHVRDTGIGIPMESQSRVFERFYRVDKGRAQEMGGTGLGLAIAKHIVLRHNGRIWLDSVLGQGSVFHVAVPLSD, encoded by the coding sequence ATGAACATTCGTACACAACAGACCCTCAGGTACATAGGCATTGTGCTTTTGGTGATGCTCGCCATGTATTTCTATCTCGGCACAATGCTCAAAGACTCCATGAGCAAGCGAATCACCAGTGAATTGGAAATTCAGGCAGCACTGACCACAGAATTCTTCATCGACAAACTCCCCGCCGAGGCTAACTTTAGTTACGATGCAATAGATCCTCTCGTTGATAGACTCGGAAAGACCGAAAAAGTTCGGGTGACCTTCATCGGGACGGATGGAACTGTCTGGGGTGATACAGAACGGGATGGACAAGCATTACGAGCGATGGACAACCACCTTGCACGTCCAGAGGTCCAAGCGGCTCTTAAAAACGAGGTTGGGATTCGGGATCGGTACAGCGATACGACGCAGACGGAATTTCGTTACTTCGCGATGCCCATATATCGCAACGCTGACACAGAAGATTCGTCAAATGAAAAAGGAACCTTGATTGGCATCTGCCGTGTCGCGCTCCCGATGGAAGCCGTCAATACAGCCATCGGTAATCTCCGACAGATGGTTCTAATTGCGAGTGTGGTAGGACTTATCCTGGCAATCGTGTTTAGTGTTCTTAGCACCGGTGCCATCATAAAACCGATTGAGAAATTAACACAGATGACCCAATCGTTTGCCGCTGGCAACATAAACTCACGCGTCCCTGTCGATTCAAGGAATGAATTGGGACAACTCTCCCAGAATTTCAACCTAATGGCTGACAGGTTACAGGAACAGATCGACAAAATTTCAGAAGAACACCGACGCTCGGAAACCATCTTAACGAACATGGGCGAAGGTGTACTACTCGTGAACGGGGCATCTGAGATTACCTATGCCAACCCGACGGCTATCTCCATGTTGGAGCTGCCGGATGATTATGTGGGTAAAGCATTGATCGAAATCAACCGAATTCCTGAACTCCAAGCACTGCTGCAGAAGGCAGAACAGGCAGAAACCGTCGCGTTCGCAGAAATCCGTCTCGGCAACCTAACGGAACCGGAGGTAGAGGTCACGGTCGTGCCTGTCTCTGCCGGTCAAGAGTACATTATCGTTATCCATGATGTCACCAGGGAACGGCAATTAGAGCGAATTCGCGCCGATTTTGTGGCGAATGTCTCACATGAACTCCGGACACCACTCACAACAATTCGAGGGTACGCCGAAACGCTACTCGGTGAGGATTCCGTTCGGACGAAGACGGGTGAACAATTTATTGTGAAAATCCTCAATCATTCAACGCGACTTTCAAGGTTGGTTTCGGACCTGTTGGAACTCTCTCGGTTGGAGTTAGGTGAAGTGAAATTGAAACGCTCGCCGCATCACCTCAATACCTTCTACGAACCAATCTTAGACGTGTTTGAACCGCTATTAGAGGAATCGGGACTGGCTTTAAAATGGGAGATTCCTGATGAACTTCCAGAGGTCAACGTAGATCAGCAACTTTTCATGCAGATTTTTGTAAATCTGATTGATAATGCGATTAAATATACACCAGATGGCGGCACCATCACGGTCTCGGCAGAAACTGACCTAAGCGACGTATTTGACGGACTCAACATGAGCATGAAAGAAGTTATCGTGCACGTAAGAGATACAGGCATCGGTATCCCAATGGAATCCCAGTCTCGCGTGTTTGAGCGATTTTACCGAGTGGACAAAGGACGCGCGCAGGAAATGGGAGGAACCGGCTTAGGACTCGCGATCGCTAAACACATTGTACTCCGTCATAACGGGAGGATATGGCTGGACAGCGTTTTAGGGCAAGGGAGCGTATTCCATGTTGCCGTGCCGCTATCAGACTAA
- the tsaE gene encoding tRNA (adenosine(37)-N6)-threonylcarbamoyltransferase complex ATPase subunit type 1 TsaE, with product MKNRNEIFKTENPKETQALGEKLGKTLKQGDVIALIGDLGTGKTCLTQGIARGIGIAPDEVVSSPSYILINEYKGKVPIYHIDLYRLENSEEIAELGLSEYVEGDGICIIEWAERMADALPDTCIRIHITLADGNASHGEEISEPISYSPEDENIRHIEIQHPISR from the coding sequence ATGAAAAACAGAAACGAAATTTTTAAAACAGAGAACCCTAAAGAGACACAAGCACTCGGCGAAAAACTCGGTAAGACGCTCAAACAGGGGGATGTCATCGCTCTCATCGGCGACCTCGGCACCGGCAAAACCTGCTTGACACAAGGCATTGCGCGCGGCATCGGCATTGCACCGGATGAGGTCGTCAGTAGTCCCTCCTACATCCTGATTAACGAATATAAAGGGAAGGTGCCAATCTACCACATCGATCTGTATCGGCTTGAAAACAGTGAAGAGATCGCTGAACTCGGACTCAGTGAATATGTGGAAGGCGACGGGATTTGCATCATTGAATGGGCAGAGCGGATGGCAGATGCTTTGCCAGATACCTGCATCAGGATACACATAACGCTTGCAGACGGAAACGCCTCACACGGTGAAGAAATTAGTGAGCCAATATCATACAGTCCTGAAGATGAAAACATCCGACACATTGAAATCCAACATCCTATATCTCGATAG
- a CDS encoding dihydrodipicolinate synthase family protein yields the protein MSIQFKGIFTPTVTPLDEKERVNERGFVNQLNRLINSGVHGIYLLGSSGEFTTLTNTERERAMDIALKAIGGRVPVICCVMDTSTQRVIQNIEIAEQFGVDAVAATPGYYYPSTDDADLIEFYQTVAASTRLPVFIYNIPSTVKTFIKPQIVVELAETCENIVGVKDSTGDWTNSLNLIALLGDRTDFSIFLGSHVALGAAVLFGADGGVVSIANVAPKESVALYNAAKARDIDEVDRLQKLLLRLSKMYTYGQGVSGMKACLEILGVCSAQTTSPLLPVSESAKAELRQLLADEGITE from the coding sequence ATGAGTATTCAATTCAAAGGCATTTTTACACCGACAGTAACACCGCTTGACGAAAAAGAGCGCGTCAATGAACGCGGGTTCGTCAATCAACTTAACCGACTAATTAACAGCGGTGTTCACGGTATCTATCTACTCGGGAGTTCAGGTGAATTTACGACGTTAACAAACACAGAACGCGAACGTGCAATGGACATCGCTCTCAAAGCAATTGGCGGTCGTGTCCCGGTTATCTGTTGTGTAATGGATACAAGCACCCAACGCGTTATCCAAAACATTGAAATCGCCGAACAGTTTGGTGTTGATGCAGTCGCTGCGACACCGGGCTACTACTATCCCTCCACCGATGATGCGGATCTGATCGAATTTTATCAGACAGTCGCCGCGAGTACGAGACTCCCGGTTTTCATCTATAATATTCCCTCCACCGTTAAAACCTTTATTAAGCCGCAGATCGTCGTCGAACTCGCGGAAACCTGTGAGAATATCGTCGGGGTTAAGGACAGTACCGGTGATTGGACGAACTCCCTCAATCTCATAGCATTGCTGGGTGATAGAACAGATTTCTCTATCTTCCTCGGTTCGCATGTTGCGCTCGGCGCAGCTGTCCTGTTTGGTGCGGACGGTGGTGTTGTCTCAATCGCAAACGTCGCGCCGAAAGAATCGGTCGCGCTCTACAATGCTGCGAAGGCACGTGATATTGATGAAGTCGATCGGTTGCAGAAGTTGTTACTCCGACTCAGCAAAATGTATACGTATGGACAGGGTGTCAGCGGAATGAAGGCGTGTCTCGAAATTTTAGGAGTCTGTAGCGCACAGACGACAAGTCCGTTGCTCCCTGTGAGTGAATCTGCGAAAGCCGAACTTCGACAATTGCTGGCGGACGAGGGTATTACTGAATGA
- a CDS encoding flippase: MNRIFKNTTSLFSAHLIGRLGSLVITVWLMPRYFSESEFGGYFVAIALTNLVASLTELGIQNPLIREMTLHLQQTRHYLGNALIVRCILSIIAYGIMIVSGISLYTPIIVEMIVFLGLAEIANSLAQLYRCVFRAHEEMKYEALTVIAERAGFLLIGGGAILFDYGLVAVCQATLIASCINLILSVGFTRFRFTPLRFKLSQETVKVLMQQALPFAIGNLFHLLYFRVDAILLSKLSPDGVDANAWYGLAYTIATAFTILPGAFMMGAMFPVLSRAWEREKGRFPGAYTFGMRWMVLSGLPLAVGLSILSPEITTVLLPRTYTLDELNKVAKALQWLSWAGGLIFLTTAVLSVLRATDKRRAFSVLMGATALLNICLNLYLIPRSSHVGAAIAMVISEAFLLIFGIGYISRNIVKFRETPLIFRTLLKAGILSGVMGIGLTLLKGFLSIWVLIPLAVLFYGGGITILGEFRERLRFD, from the coding sequence ATGAACCGTATCTTTAAGAATACGACCTCTCTTTTTAGTGCGCACCTTATCGGCCGCCTCGGCTCACTCGTGATAACAGTCTGGCTCATGCCGCGTTATTTCTCAGAAAGTGAGTTCGGCGGTTATTTTGTTGCAATCGCGCTCACTAATCTGGTGGCAAGCCTGACAGAACTCGGCATACAAAATCCGCTCATCCGAGAGATGACGTTGCATCTACAACAGACTCGACATTACCTCGGCAACGCGCTTATCGTGCGTTGTATCCTTTCTATTATCGCTTATGGCATCATGATTGTCAGCGGTATATCCCTCTACACCCCGATCATCGTAGAGATGATAGTTTTCTTAGGTCTCGCAGAGATTGCGAATTCCTTAGCGCAATTATACAGATGCGTCTTTCGCGCACACGAGGAGATGAAATATGAAGCTTTGACCGTAATAGCCGAGCGCGCCGGATTTCTCTTAATCGGTGGCGGCGCGATTCTGTTTGACTATGGACTGGTGGCTGTCTGTCAAGCAACGTTGATAGCGAGTTGCATTAACCTCATCTTGAGCGTTGGGTTCACCCGCTTTCGATTTACACCACTCCGGTTCAAACTGAGTCAAGAGACAGTAAAGGTGCTGATGCAGCAGGCATTGCCGTTTGCGATTGGCAACCTCTTTCATCTGCTCTATTTTCGCGTTGATGCGATTCTGCTGTCAAAACTGAGTCCAGACGGGGTAGATGCCAATGCGTGGTACGGCTTAGCGTATACGATTGCCACCGCCTTCACAATTCTGCCAGGAGCGTTCATGATGGGTGCGATGTTCCCCGTGCTGTCCCGTGCGTGGGAAAGGGAAAAAGGGAGATTTCCGGGAGCATATACGTTCGGCATGCGATGGATGGTACTGAGTGGACTTCCGCTCGCGGTTGGACTTTCAATACTGTCTCCCGAAATCACGACAGTGTTACTTCCGCGGACCTATACACTGGACGAACTCAATAAAGTGGCGAAAGCCCTTCAATGGCTCAGTTGGGCAGGAGGACTCATCTTCCTAACGACAGCAGTGTTGTCGGTGCTTCGGGCAACAGACAAACGCCGTGCTTTCTCGGTTCTCATGGGTGCAACCGCACTCCTGAACATCTGTCTGAACCTATATCTGATTCCGCGTTCCAGCCACGTCGGGGCAGCAATAGCAATGGTTATAAGTGAGGCATTTCTACTCATCTTTGGGATCGGCTACATCTCAAGAAACATTGTCAAGTTCCGAGAAACGCCTCTTATATTCCGCACTCTTTTGAAAGCAGGAATCCTCTCCGGTGTAATGGGCATTGGTTTGACACTATTGAAAGGATTTCTTTCTATTTGGGTGTTGATTCCGTTGGCGGTGCTGTTCTACGGCGGAGGAATCACTATTTTAGGGGAATTCCGAGAGAGACTTCGGTTTGATTAG
- the tsaB gene encoding tRNA (adenosine(37)-N6)-threonylcarbamoyltransferase complex dimerization subunit type 1 TsaB, whose protein sequence is MKILGIDTSTPIGSVALIDGENLVAEHTLNIVQAHSSRLMPAIDSVLKWGNITADALDGCAVGIGPGSFTGIRIGVATIKSLCYALDKPIVGISTLEAIAYNLRWTNAVICPLLDARRSEIYGAIFEANTKWQRLSEDLCLSIDAFLDQLDTYAPSNCPINFVGDGLATYGDAVRERLGERVHFVDAIFNVPRGATIAHLGAQHLKNGDIDDYWTLVPNYVRVGLY, encoded by the coding sequence ATGAAAATTTTAGGTATTGACACCTCAACTCCCATAGGGAGTGTCGCCTTAATAGATGGTGAAAACTTAGTTGCTGAGCATACGCTCAATATTGTCCAAGCACACTCCTCCAGACTCATGCCCGCTATTGATAGTGTCTTGAAGTGGGGGAACATCACTGCAGATGCTTTAGACGGATGTGCTGTCGGTATTGGTCCCGGGTCGTTCACCGGTATCCGTATCGGTGTGGCGACGATCAAATCCCTCTGCTACGCTCTCGATAAACCGATTGTCGGGATATCAACTCTGGAAGCAATCGCCTATAATCTCCGATGGACAAACGCTGTTATCTGTCCACTTTTGGATGCACGACGGAGTGAAATCTATGGTGCAATTTTTGAAGCGAACACAAAATGGCAACGTCTCAGCGAAGACCTCTGCTTATCGATTGATGCCTTCCTGGATCAACTCGATACATACGCACCCTCAAATTGTCCTATTAATTTCGTTGGCGATGGACTTGCAACTTACGGGGATGCAGTCCGAGAAAGGCTTGGCGAGAGAGTCCACTTTGTAGACGCTATTTTCAACGTCCCGCGCGGCGCGACTATTGCCCACCTTGGGGCACAACACCTGAAGAATGGCGATATTGATGACTATTGGACCTTGGTCCCGAACTACGTTAGAGTGGGATTATACTAA
- the tenA gene encoding thiaminase II — MAENKKFTDELRLTAAPIWEADLKHPFVRGIADGSLPTEKFKFYLIQDYLFLLDYSRVFAHGVIKAHDEATMAMFAELLNATLNTEMDLHRGYCEKFGISAAEMEAAPIAPTTHAYTRHLLNVAEVGTLADLVAGVLPCQWGYAEIGTTLAGQGGSPEPLYQEWIDMYASPEFLSLGEWLRDLLNNLVVAYSPSEKERIKNYFLMSSRYEYLFWEMAYTQEA; from the coding sequence ATGGCAGAAAATAAAAAATTTACCGATGAACTCAGACTCACTGCTGCACCGATTTGGGAAGCCGATCTTAAACACCCGTTTGTTCGCGGTATTGCTGATGGAAGTCTCCCCACGGAGAAGTTCAAGTTCTACCTTATTCAGGATTATCTCTTCCTATTGGACTATAGTCGTGTGTTTGCACACGGTGTTATCAAGGCTCACGATGAAGCCACGATGGCGATGTTTGCGGAGCTTCTCAACGCGACGCTGAATACCGAAATGGATTTGCATCGTGGATATTGCGAGAAATTTGGTATCTCTGCCGCTGAGATGGAAGCCGCACCGATTGCACCTACAACGCATGCTTACACCCGACATCTGCTCAATGTGGCGGAAGTCGGTACTTTGGCGGATCTCGTTGCGGGTGTTTTGCCCTGTCAGTGGGGCTATGCTGAGATCGGTACAACGCTTGCCGGACAAGGTGGCTCACCGGAACCGCTCTATCAGGAGTGGATTGATATGTATGCCTCCCCGGAGTTCCTCTCACTCGGCGAGTGGTTACGCGATCTACTCAACAATCTCGTAGTGGCGTATAGTCCTTCCGAAAAAGAACGGATTAAAAACTACTTCTTGATGAGTAGCCGTTATGAATACCTCTTTTGGGAGATGGCTTACACACAAGAAGCGTGA
- the aroA gene encoding 3-phosphoshikimate 1-carboxyvinyltransferase — MIEIQPLLKPLDATIEVPGSKSYTNRALLVAAMARGASTVTGALFSDDTRYMSASLRKLGVGIEADGKRATFNVHGNGGSIPVSGAELYIGNSGTTSRSLTAYVSLGHGKFVIDGDEPMRRGRPISDLLDALRQIGISARSQFENGHLPVIVEANGFKGGKTRLDVSKSSQFLTALLLIAPCARNGMEIEVVGAREMPYIDITLAVMEAFGVQVINEDYKYFRIEGGQQYQPRVYNIEPDASNASYFFAAAALTGGRVTVQHLHLDSAQGDLGFVHLLEQMGCQVTTSDIGITVTGPRQLKGINVDMRTISDTSLTLAAIAPFADSKVTIRNIEHTRWQETDRIHAMVTELRKLGVPVVEHQDGLEISPASITPAAIDTYEDHRMAMAFSLVGLKTPGIQINDPECVSKTFPNYFEVLEELYV; from the coding sequence ATGATTGAAATACAACCGCTTCTGAAACCGCTCGATGCTACTATAGAGGTACCCGGTTCCAAAAGTTATACGAATCGGGCGTTGTTGGTAGCTGCGATGGCACGCGGTGCTTCAACAGTGACCGGTGCCCTCTTCAGCGATGATACGCGTTATATGTCTGCATCACTACGAAAGCTCGGTGTTGGGATTGAGGCTGATGGGAAGCGGGCAACGTTCAATGTCCACGGAAATGGTGGCAGTATTCCGGTTTCGGGTGCTGAACTCTATATCGGGAACTCAGGCACGACATCACGTTCTCTTACCGCTTATGTTTCACTCGGACATGGAAAATTTGTCATTGATGGCGATGAACCGATGCGACGCGGTCGTCCTATCTCTGATTTACTGGATGCCCTGAGACAAATTGGGATTTCAGCGCGCTCGCAATTTGAGAACGGACATCTCCCTGTCATCGTTGAAGCGAATGGGTTTAAGGGTGGAAAAACTCGACTTGATGTCAGTAAGAGCAGTCAATTCTTAACTGCGTTGCTGCTCATCGCGCCGTGTGCCAGAAACGGTATGGAGATTGAGGTCGTGGGTGCTCGCGAAATGCCCTATATTGACATTACGCTGGCGGTCATGGAGGCGTTTGGTGTTCAGGTTATCAACGAAGACTATAAGTATTTTCGGATTGAAGGCGGACAACAATACCAACCGCGCGTCTATAACATTGAACCCGATGCGTCTAACGCCTCATACTTTTTCGCCGCTGCTGCACTTACCGGTGGACGTGTTACTGTCCAACACCTACACTTGGATTCTGCACAAGGTGACCTTGGATTTGTACATCTCTTAGAACAGATGGGATGTCAGGTCACTACTTCTGATATAGGTATTACTGTTACCGGACCGCGCCAATTGAAAGGGATTAATGTAGATATGAGGACGATTTCAGACACTTCCCTGACCCTCGCAGCGATCGCGCCGTTCGCTGATAGCAAAGTAACCATCCGAAACATTGAACACACACGCTGGCAAGAGACCGATCGGATTCATGCGATGGTGACGGAACTGCGGAAGTTAGGCGTGCCTGTCGTTGAACACCAAGACGGACTCGAAATTTCACCCGCCTCTATTACCCCCGCTGCGATTGATACCTACGAAGACCATCGGATGGCGATGGCGTTCTCGCTTGTCGGCTTAAAAACACCCGGGATTCAGATTAATGATCCTGAGTGCGTCAGCAAGACGTTTCCGAATTATTTTGAAGTGCTTGAAGAGTTGTACGTCTGA
- a CDS encoding CfrBI family restriction endonuclease, whose amino-acid sequence MTVTGIVIKNIIRKLLAGQDYRSEVLTLIDAEFLQYVVDFFKRIAWAKLDNQNVTADWYKKELLCSDSLTKEEVAVHSGLNMKTISNTYNSTRKQIVLEASLEHYDTLYDAINSLTEQGGIDVALTIKFRDVSVDLNINESLIVINTLAVKRSALRGGLWSTTGKQVEKPLMIALCALFQVPKKYFDQRNLPESQRESDFYLFDDTGKDYPGEVKLMGKGNPESADAVYARDSRFLVANKLSDTNKQQMDSEGILWVELQTENGYKRFEEVLKTLSIPYQPFTGDLQSTLDKILPVILSDDVQDSVTPEVVLIESEQSNDSGSELLVEF is encoded by the coding sequence ATGACTGTTACCGGTATTGTCATCAAGAATATCATTCGCAAACTTCTCGCAGGACAGGACTACCGATCCGAAGTTCTGACTCTGATCGATGCTGAGTTTTTGCAATATGTTGTTGACTTTTTCAAGCGGATAGCTTGGGCGAAGTTGGATAACCAGAACGTGACAGCCGACTGGTACAAAAAGGAACTACTTTGTTCAGATTCGCTTACTAAAGAGGAAGTTGCTGTTCATTCAGGGTTGAACATGAAAACAATCTCAAATACCTATAATTCAACCCGCAAACAAATTGTGTTGGAAGCATCCTTAGAACATTACGATACACTTTACGATGCCATTAACAGTTTGACTGAACAAGGCGGTATTGATGTAGCACTCACAATAAAATTTCGGGATGTAAGTGTTGACTTGAACATCAACGAAAGTTTGATCGTAATCAATACACTCGCGGTGAAACGTTCAGCACTTCGGGGCGGATTGTGGAGCACAACTGGAAAACAGGTTGAAAAACCTTTAATGATCGCCCTTTGTGCCCTTTTCCAAGTACCGAAAAAATACTTTGACCAGAGAAATCTTCCAGAATCACAACGTGAATCCGATTTTTACCTGTTTGATGACACTGGAAAGGATTATCCTGGTGAAGTGAAGTTGATGGGAAAAGGCAATCCTGAAAGTGCCGACGCGGTTTATGCGCGAGATAGTCGTTTTCTCGTTGCTAATAAACTTTCTGACACCAATAAACAACAAATGGATTCAGAAGGTATTCTCTGGGTTGAACTCCAAACCGAAAATGGATATAAACGATTTGAAGAGGTCTTAAAGACCTTGTCTATTCCTTACCAACCTTTTACAGGAGATTTACAAAGCACATTAGATAAAATTTTGCCCGTTATCCTATCTGATGATGTCCAAGATTCCGTAACTCCAGAGGTCGTCTTAATTGAAAGTGAGCAGAGTAATGACTCTGGCTCGGAATTGTTAGTTGAATTCTAA
- a CDS encoding ATP-binding cassette domain-containing protein: MTAPLLQMQAITKDFPGVRALDNVSFEVRPGEIHALCGENGAGKSTLIKILGGVYPSGTYEGQLYINGSEQQFHTVRDAERAGIAIIHQELALIPEMTVAENIYLGKEPCQFGTIDRHRLYHEAGELLSQFGLTIPLHKPVHELGIGQQQLVEIAKALGRSLQAHIQQRRSLQAHIQQRRSLQAHIQQRRSLQAHIQQRHSLQSGNALLLVLDEPTAALTESEVEILRQILTQLREKGVACIYITHKLKEIFQIADRVTVLRDGKTVATQSVESPECTEEALISQMVGRELTALFPKRRTNPTAENGASQEEIALRVKNLSTYPPEPPRLKDISFEVQRGEILGIAGLMGAGRTELISTIFGAYDSKWNGEIIIDGSAVQIHSPWEAIQHGMALVSEDRKRYGLLLDVDVVRNMTLASLGLASDITSYGLIDQNTAFQKSEHYVDSLQIKTTSLNVPVNHLSGGNQQKVVLGKWLMTHPKVLFLDEPTRGIDVGAKAEIHALMAKLAEEGVAIVFVSSELPEILGMSDRVLVLHEGEITGEFLNDNLTQEDILRCAAGT; this comes from the coding sequence GTGACAGCCCCACTTCTCCAGATGCAGGCAATTACCAAAGACTTTCCCGGGGTGCGTGCCCTTGATAACGTTTCTTTCGAGGTGCGTCCGGGTGAAATCCATGCGCTGTGTGGAGAAAACGGCGCAGGTAAATCGACGCTGATTAAGATTCTCGGTGGCGTTTATCCGTCCGGAACCTATGAAGGGCAACTGTACATCAATGGGAGCGAACAGCAATTCCACACCGTGCGCGACGCAGAACGTGCCGGGATCGCGATTATTCATCAAGAACTGGCACTCATTCCAGAGATGACGGTCGCGGAGAATATCTATCTCGGTAAGGAACCTTGTCAATTCGGAACTATTGACAGGCATCGCCTCTATCATGAAGCAGGCGAACTCCTTTCACAGTTTGGATTGACGATTCCACTCCATAAACCTGTCCACGAACTCGGTATCGGACAACAACAACTCGTAGAAATCGCGAAGGCTTTAGGGCGCAGCTTGCAAGCCCATATACAGCAGCGGCGCAGCTTGCAAGCCCATATACAGCAGCGGCGCAGCTTGCAAGCCCATATACAGCAGCGGCGCAGCTTGCAAGCCCATATACAGCAGCGGCACAGCTTGCAGTCTGGTAATGCTCTGTTACTCGTATTGGACGAACCGACAGCCGCTTTGACCGAAAGCGAAGTGGAGATCCTTCGCCAGATTCTGACCCAACTCCGAGAGAAAGGTGTCGCCTGTATCTATATCACTCATAAACTCAAGGAGATCTTTCAAATCGCTGATCGGGTGACAGTGCTACGAGATGGTAAAACGGTCGCGACACAATCCGTTGAATCACCTGAATGTACCGAAGAAGCACTCATCTCTCAAATGGTCGGGCGAGAGTTAACAGCACTCTTTCCGAAACGAAGAACAAACCCTACTGCTGAAAATGGAGCGAGCCAAGAAGAGATAGCACTTCGGGTAAAAAACTTAAGCACTTATCCGCCAGAACCCCCGCGCCTTAAAGACATCAGTTTCGAGGTGCAGCGCGGTGAAATCCTCGGCATCGCAGGCTTGATGGGTGCTGGAAGAACAGAATTGATTAGCACTATCTTCGGTGCTTATGACAGCAAATGGAACGGAGAAATCATTATAGACGGAAGTGCTGTTCAGATTCATTCGCCGTGGGAAGCGATACAACACGGGATGGCACTCGTCAGTGAGGATCGGAAACGCTACGGATTACTTTTAGATGTGGATGTCGTCCGCAACATGACGCTTGCGAGTCTCGGTTTAGCGTCAGATATTACATCTTATGGGTTAATTGACCAAAACACGGCGTTTCAAAAAAGCGAACACTATGTGGATTCCCTGCAGATTAAGACGACTTCGCTGAATGTTCCGGTGAATCATCTCAGCGGTGGAAATCAGCAGAAAGTTGTATTAGGTAAATGGTTGATGACACACCCGAAAGTGCTGTTTCTTGACGAACCGACCCGCGGCATTGATGTGGGTGCGAAAGCAGAAATCCACGCGCTGATGGCAAAACTCGCGGAAGAGGGTGTCGCCATCGTGTTTGTATCCTCCGAACTCCCAGAAATCTTGGGCATGAGCGATAGGGTTTTGGTGTTACATGAAGGCGAAATTACAGGCGAATTTCTCAACGATAATTTGACACAAGAAGACATTTTAAGGTGTGCAGCTGGGACTTGA